The DNA window CTTTTGTGAATAAATGAttccttgcacagggcgtcaaatatgtaaataaaagggcgttatcataaatgctattcCTATAAGGATATCAAAGGAGATTTTCTGAAGCAGGCCTCAAACCTGAGATGAAGAGGATCTCAGCAGGGAATGAGGAGGGAGGCTGGTGAATCCAGGCCTCTGGGTCCCCTCCTGAAGGAGATGGAGGAGTTGCTGCGTTGGTGAGCAgtggagaaagaggaagaagataaGGCGTACTGGCTCCTTATAGTAGACCACCTACAGTGTCATCGGTCTCTTGACCAATTAACTCATCTGTAGGGTCATAAACGCTGAGGATCCTGGGAAGGATTCAAAATGGAGGGGAGATCTCTGGTTGTTCCTTATCAGAGAGCTCAAAATGGAAGGGAAATGCCATTTTGTGAGATGACTCAGAATGCTTTTGcattttagtccacaaatgttgaAGTCTACAAATGAACacaagattcacctgtggttcGATCACAACATACACATCAACCTCAATTGTGCTCACATACACGTAACATGTAACAGTCATTTTGCTCTTGCTGTTATTTTATGCAACTAAGTCACGCTGACAGTAAACATCTTTGATCATCTGTCTCATATTCAGATACATTTTGTGATTCTGTGTTTAAACAGAACTGACTTCACACTGGACTTCCCACGCCCCCTCATGCCTAATATAATACCAGTTAGTGGAATCAACTGCAATGTGAGACATCCTCTGCCTGAGGTAACTTTCATTTAGTTCTATACTTCAACACATAAATAACAGTTGGATCTGCTCTGTGTCTGGtgagacaacaaacaaatatgacaatgggcttgtttcattttaaatataaaaggaTTTTTGCTTTGGACCATGTGAGTGACTGTAGACGAAacaattgtgttttaaaaatcaaGGATTTTTCAAGGAGTAAATTCAAATTCAAGTctatgggagtgtgtgtgttctttcagGATTTGGAGTCCTGGTTGTCAGGAGAGCATGGGTTTGTCGTGTTCACTCTGGGCACCATGGTGTCAGATCTGCCAGAGGAGACGACCTCCGTCTTTCTTGAAGCCTTTAGACAGATTCCACAGAAGGTACAGGAATATTTATCAACATCTATGGAAATGCATTTGAAATCATACATCAATTGAATATTCAAAAAGCAATGAATGACTCTTCTTTTGATAGGTAATATGGAGGTACACCGGGCAGGTTTCCGAGGATGTCCCAGAAAATGTGAAGCTGATGAAATGGGTGCCTCAGAACGACCTGCTGGGTCTGTAAATCCACTGCAACATGTCCTGAAGCTGACTGATGATGTGTTACAAACCAACATCtgacatgtttgttgtgtgttgtgtgttagcTCATCCTGGAGCTCGGGCCTTCATCACTCATGCCGGCTCACATGGTCTCTTTGAGGGACTGTGTCATGGGGTTCCCATGGTGATGGTGCCAATCTCAGGAGACCAGCCCGACAACGCGGCGAGGTTGGCGAGCAGAAGAGCCGGAGTCGTGCTGGATATTTTTTCGATCACTACAGAAAGCCTTCTTCAGGGACTGAATGAGGTCATCAATGACACCAGGTGAGGggtcagatatatatatatatatatatatatatatatatttgttattttcggaaaagccaccctactgCACGTATCAAAAGAccacaataaaacaattttgaGAGTATTGGGGGATTTAAAATTTTTATGGGTTTTTCACGAAATatttcgacatgctatagtatgacttttccatccatccattctcgtccgcttatctggggccggctcgtgggggcagcaggctaagcagggcattccaagcgcccctctccccagccacaacgtccagctcctcctgggggaccccgaggtgttcccaggccaggcgagttctgggtcttcccctgggcctcctaccagttggatcTGGccggaactcctctaacgggaggcgccagggaggatccttaccagatgcccaaaccacctcagctgactcctttcgacgcgaaggagcagcggctctactccgagctccctcctgatgtctgagctcctccccctatctctaaggctgagacCAGCCACTCTAAGGAGGAAGGTAATTTCTGCCGATTGTATCggcgatcttgttctttcggtcactacccaaactcacgaccataggtgagggttggaacgtagatggagcggtaaatcgagagcttttcCGTCAGACTCAGCTCCTTCTTTACCACGATGGTCCGGTACAACACcagcatcactgctgacgccgcaccaaaccgattgtccatctcacgctccgttctaccctcactcgtgaacaagagaTACTTGaacgagatacttgaactccttcgcttgaggcagtacctctctcccgaCCCAGAGGAGGGAATCCACcattttccggcagagaaccatggcctcagacttggaggtgctgactctcatcccaaccgcttggCAGTCGGGTGCAAACCAcgccagtgagtgctggaggtcctggtctgatgaagccaaaagaaccacatcatctgcaaaaagcagagatgcaattctaaggtcaccaaaccgcaCCCCTTCCTCCCctggctgcgccttgagatcctgtccatgaaaaccacaaacagaatcggagacaaggggcaaccctggcgaaGGCatggaacgtgtttgacgttgtgccgagtatgcaatcacagctctcactttggttatatagggaccggatataTCTCGTAGCAATGAGCctggtaccccatattcccggagtacccccacaagactccccgagggacacggtcgtaagCCTTTTCcaagaccacaaagagatgagcaaactcccgtgacccctccagaagtctcgcaagggtaaagagctggtccgttgttccacagCCAGTatggaagccgcattgttcttcctgaatctgaggttcgacaatcggccagAGCcgcctttccagcaccctggagtagactttcccggggaggctgagaatCGTCGGCCTCCCTcgccgctggtgtccaccagcgggttcttgggttgccgccacgacaggcactgatggccttcaggccacagctcctaccagccgcgtcaacaatttaggctttgaacatggcccattcggactccatgtccccaacctcacccgggatgctggagaaattctACAGGAGGTGTGAGTTCACTACAcatttgggtttgccaggtctgtccagcagcctcccccaccacccgatccaactcaccaccaagTACACTTATGAACAACTCTATTTTCGAACATGATGTTCAttatggacaatccgtgactCGCacaagtccaataacaaaacaccactcgggtttagattgggcaggccgttcctcccaaacaaccccctccaggtaccatcagaattttttcaaatttcaaattttgaacatctcaaaatatggtgtttttttgttaattctggaaaagccaccttactacatgtatcaacagactataataagaccattttgagagtttcGAAGCATTTAAATATTGTATGACTTTTTCCCGAAGAATTTCGAAATCATTTTCAAGcaaaagcattttcaagcaaaaaatgTCCCATGTTTCATATGTTTTCTTAGAATTCTGACATAATTATCTCATTAATGGTTCATGTTTGTTTCCTCAAGAGAATGCATTGTGTATATTTTCATACCATCTTCCCCACTTCCCTGTTTAACTCCTGCCATCCATCTGTTTCTATCAGGTATAAAGAGAATGTGCAGAAGCTGTCAGCTCTCCATAAAGACCGGCCAGTCGACCCACTGGACCTTTCAGTGTACTGGACTGAATTTGTGATGCGGCACAAAGGGGCAAAACATCTCAAAGCTGCTGTCCATGACCTCAACTGGGTCCAGTACTTCTGCCTGGATGTAATAGCACTACTTGTTACTGTGGTGCTGGTTTTTATCATAGTGACAGTAAAATGCTTGAAACTATGCCTCAGGAAACTGAGCAGGAAGAGGAAGCAGGAATAACCTGCTGCTACATTTACACCTTCAGCcagcaataaaaaacataactgtcattaaaatatgaatgcaaAGTTAATGCGGTTATGGATTAAAGATGTGACAGAATGTGTGAAGAATAATTGAAGTAATGGGGTGATCAAAAAACCTTTGTTtaacagaaaatacagaatattattatattccaTTATGGTCTGGGCTTGAAGGACAATGAGGGGCATTAATGTCCGCCCTTCCTGGGTGGGAACATGGTGTACTCTACAGACAGAGCAACAGTTACAGCACGAGCGAAGCCGCCTGAGTATGTCCAAGCCTCATTGCTGCCAAgaaattttattaaaaaggaaaaactgaaatatcgAATTGAAAAGGACCCTTTATTCAGTACTTAGTTGAAGCCTCCTTGGCAGCTATTACAGCATTGAGTCTTCTTGGGTATGATGTGACAAGCTTTGCAAACCTGGATTTTGGGATTTTCTGCCATTTGTCTCTGCAGATCCCCTCAAGCTCTGTTAGGTTGGATAGGGAACCAAGGTGGACAGCCATTTTCAGGTCTCTCCAGAGATGTTTGATTGGGTTCAAGTCAAGGCTCTGTCTGGGCAACTCAAGGACATTCACAGAGTTGTCCCGGAGCCTCTCCTGCCCTGTCTTTGCTGTGTGCTTAGTGTTAGTTAGCTTGCTCCCAATTTGGACGTCCTTCTTTACCCAATAGGAGACTTACTGTCAAGTTCAGGCTTtatcacaaataaataattgatgtaaaaaaggctttgttttgttttctcttctcctcctgcaggtcctaaataaactaaaaagatTTAGATTTTAGAACTAGTTTCTGGCAGAGGGCCCTTCAAAATCACACAATTATGCAGGATGTAGTTGATGTTTAACTTTCACTGAGCACATTCCCAAACTAGTTAGTGATCAAACTACTGGAAAATAATTGTTGGTCGATAATCCTCACGCTCGACCTACTGCCAACATGTCCGAATATTCCGACTCAGAAAACTAGAGAAACAGGCTTGATACGCGTAGGTGTCATATTACAATACTTCAAGACTAAGCCTACTCACAgaactttcacaaacattttttgttttttcccaggTCAAAGTCTATGTTTGTTGTATCCATCTACCCTCCCTAAACCTCGTAGTACTTTATTCTCAATATCCTGACTCCCACCTTTTCCTCTACAGCAACATCCCTTCCTCCTTGGCGTCCTCTATATCTACAAttgccactagagggcgccgctaaactaaaaacataaaaatagacacatggGTTGGGTTTTTCGGGGGGAGGACTGTCTCAAAAGGGGTCAGACATTCAAAACCATCtctcaaaagtaaaatgtattgtaaaaaaagttaattaaatcACTCGTAAACTAAGTCAAAGTCCCATGTCAATGAGCTCCAACTGCCAGCTATGGACGACTGTTCTTGTTAAAGCAAGGACTTTGAACACACATAACTCTGATAATTCATAGAGGGATTTCAATAAGCCAAACAGAGGAGCCTAAAGGGCGGGAATACTTGCCACGAGCATTCAAAGCACTTAGAGGGGAGCGTTTCCTTAGgttgttttttactcactttgccTCAACTTTTTCTCCGTGTTGGATTCTGTGAGCTGCAGACACAGAGGAAAGACAACAATGTGGAAAGCagcagtgtttgtgttgttggtgctgctgcACATGGAAATGCAGGTGAATGGTGCTGCAGGTAAGACTGAGGACTCTGTGGCAGACAACTCTAGACCTGAGAAAAAGGTGAAGAAAGAGCAGGCTGAAGCCACCAACACCATTCCTGCAAGTGACACTCCAAGTTTCTTGGGCAACTTGCTGGTGGTGCCCATGGATGGGAGCCACTGGATAGGAATAAAGGCCATTGCCCAAGAAATGGGTCGCCGTGGACACCGGGTCACCGTGGTGATACCAGAGATCAGCATGCGGATGGGTCCAGGGAAACACTACGAAACTGTGACCTATCCTGTTCCCTATGACAAGGCTCATATTGATGCTGTCATGTCCAAAAACAAGGACATGTTGAAAAAATCTGCACTGTCATTTACAGAGAAGATAAGGAACCGTTTCACACAAATCCAGAGGATAACAGGCATTATCCACGACACAGCGGAGAGCCTACTGTTCAATGGCAGTCTGGTCTCACATCTGGCACAGCAGGTGAGTGCaaataaaacactaataaaGAATCAATTCATGAGTGTGTGAAGTAATAGGACTAGTACATCCTGTTGAATACTTACCCTTTCGTCTTATCTGTCTTTAAACCTTTCCACGCTGCAGAACTTTGATGCTGTCCTGACAGTCCCCATGGTGCCCACAGGCTCATTATTAGCTCGGAAATTAGGTGAGTTCTGCCACTCTGTCATTGTTTGTGTTTACCTGTATGGAATGCCATTTAAGTCAGTATTACATCAATAACTTTAAACCATCTTATGATGGGTTGACACAAGCTGTGAAGCCGGATAAGGCCAGAGGCCTTAAGTTTGGATGCCAATGGCTCCTTCCCTACTTCCTACCCCCAGATTTCCACTGCTCTTGTTGGACCACAACAATCTTACAAGCCAGCCTTCATTTTGATCTCAACTTACACACCTGGTCAGTTTCAAGAGtgcatcttgcacagtcatgaGGCTATAGGGTGACACAGGAAAGAGTTCTTAATCCAATAGGTAAGTTAGCcttttagcggtttggtctaacctctcaaactcaatgagctTTTTGGTTAGATAACTGAAATAAAGTCTATTGTTTATACAAGCTTATGAGATgatcatgttttgttgtttgaagTTTTTActtgtccttaaaaaggcggttgctaacaagcgGCTAAATTAGACCTTACAGCCtctagttttgtttttcagggctcttgcaaactcttgtagattgtggattaggttaataaactttttttaggCAACAGTTTTGCTAACTTCTCcaaactgctggttagcttgttggagaTCGTCTGAAGCTAACAGTAGTGGTGTTGAAGTCATGCAACCATTGTGTAGTTCtttatagcataacgttagctttttacttggCTGCATTCATTCTTCAAACAACATAATAGTGGTGTTCACTTGCAGAGATTATCCCACTGAACACAATTcgtcagcatcagaaacgtgtgtttgccacagagcttattctctgcaatgatccaaaatccaatgcaaaaatcccatagacgAATTCTAaatagaccccatggagatgctaACTCCCTGGTTGGCCTACAAAGAAGTGTAATTTGTTTTCCTGAGTAATGACAAAATAGCCTCacaacagacagacggacagacataTAAATCAAGCTACTCAAAACTGCTTCTGTTTTAGTTCCCGCTGCTGTAGAATTATTAAGCAATTTGCTAGTGAATGCTAACAAGTAAGAGCAAGTTAGAGCTACTTAGCTAGCTAACTCTTGTCTCATTTATGGTCTGATTAACAGTAAATTAATTCAAGTCAGTACTGCATATTCATCTTTTTCAAGTTATTTTATCAAATTTCCCGGAGACAGACACTTAGTTAGCTTCTGTAGCAACGTGAATTTAGTGGAGCAAAGGAAAGTTTTCTAAACCTTTGAGAGGTCGGGGCACTGAGGTTAGCACTGGCAGAATTTAAGTCGCAAAAGCTACGAACTGAGATAACCATGcccttttaatttaaaaagagaaatggaaataaaaagagCTGGGAAAAGAACGAgtcattatgaaaaaaatgtttatttatttcagtaattatTCATAGGcatatttattgatttgtgtatttatttatttaattaaatggcattctgtatatttttctcACCAGTCATCACTAAACCATTTTCAGGTATCCCCACTATAATGTGGATGACTGCAATGCCGTGTAATTTGGATGTGAAGTCTACAGGCTACCCCTCCCCGCCCTCATATGTTCCCCGCTACTTCACCAGATACACGGACAAAATGAACTTCAAGGAGAGAACTGTTAACACTTTGGTGAGCACTTATAATCAGATGCATGCTTTaagtatgcatgcatgcatcaaATATGACCGCACTATTAGCCACCCATGTCATCCAGTATGGCAATGTAACAAAAAACCCCTTAGTGTGTGTCTCCCTACTTTACTATACATTCATTTGATGACCCAGTTAAACTTGAACTGCATGGCAGCATGAGTTACTTCAGTTTCAGCactgttaaaatgtaacttatACAACTGGTATTAAAGTATTCTGCCAAGCACCTACGCCTTACTTTTTATATCTTATTAGTTTATTGCTCTGATGCCGCTGACCTACAGGTAGCTTTACTGGAGCCGCTGGTTTGCCGACTGATGTACTGGCACTTTGACACAATGGCCTATCAGTTCCTGGGAGAGGAGGTGGGCGTGGCTGAAGTGCTGTCTGACTCCGCTATCTGGCTGACGAGGTAACATGTGCGATTGTGTATATGTACATCTGAGAGAAGAACACACATCAACATTGACTGAGCtcgcatacatacacataacatGTAAAGGTAGTTTTGCTCTTGCTGTTATTTTATGCCACTCAATCACACTGACAGAAAACATCTTTGATCATCTGTCTCACATTCGGATACATTTTGTGATTCTGTGTTTAAACAGAACTGACTTCACACTGGACTTCCCACGCCCCCTCATGCCTAATGTAATACCAGTTGGTGGAATCAGCTGCAATGTGAGACATCCTCTGCCTGAGGTAACTTTCATTTAGCTCTATACTTCAATACATCTATAACAGTTggatctgctgtgtgtgtgtgtgtgtgtgtgtgtgtgtgtgtgtgtgtgtgtgtgtgtgtgtgtgtgtgtgtgtgtggaggatcaaaggatcaaaggctttggggtcgaccaatcagagcagagcaatcaacggaattaacagaatgttccggcacagtgacagcagccagaggtggacagactggaatttctggcctcgaacagaaatttttggcaaaaccataatacctatcattgatccgacttcactttgagcgtcctgagttcttcctgaacagctacatatgttttttgtgaagaaaaatgaagaaatggctttgtaagagcgatctgaaaaactggtaaatatgcttttctacagaaatcttcctgcgtttttgaTATGGGAGCcattgaggctgttggtgcgtgttggtggcgcatctgtgcgtcctatgcccaaactataactctgacagctttaccagataattgtgagtgagaagacaaattttcctatgtttcaatgtatgatttatttctgtagagtggaatttgcggcctggagtgcatttttcaaatttatattttgacaattttttctctccctctacactctggcgatgatgtcacacactgtgacacgaacattccgtgcaatacacacccattataatctcagaatttctccaaaaatgatcatggtcattgaaaagggattgataaaaaacgatatgacctatcgaaacatgtaataatacaccgatacacaagacttgtgtctactgtttaaagtttaaatggagtctctaggtgaaattatgccggagaagtagatgtttgaaaatctccaattattgttctttttcgctcattttttttcggccctcccattcacttcaatttCAATGACTTTATGTCGTGAAAAATTTGTATTCAGTAGCGAAAAGTGATAGCAGACTGATCCCGAttaaaccgcacgttttgatatataatttgtcctgcaactcttcaaggactagtagcgggacgaaattgtgtccggaagaggaagaagaaaaaatccacagtataacaatagtgctccgtgcaattgtgttttaaaaatcaaGGATTGTTCATGgaatatattcaaattcaagtcTATGggaatgtgcgtgtgtgttcttGCAGGATCTGGAGTCCTGGTTGTCAGGAGAGCATGGGTTTGTAGTGTTCACTCTGGGCTCCATGGTGTCAGATCTGCCAGAGGAGACGACCTCCGTCTTTCTTGAAGCCTTTAGACAGATTCCACAGAAGGTAcaggaatatatataaaaatatatggaaaTGCATTAGAAATCATACATCAATTCAATGAATGACTCTTCTTTTGATAGGTGATATGGAGGTACACCGGGCAGGTTTCCGAGGATGTCCCAGAAAATGTGAAGCTGATGAAATGGGTGCCTCAGAACGACCTGCTGGGTCTGTAAATCCACTGCAACACGTCCTGAAGCTGACTGAAGATGTGTTACAAACCAACATCtgacatgtttgttgtgtgtcgtGTGTTAGCTCATCCTGGAGCTCGGGCCTTCATCACTCATGCCGGCTCACATGGTCTCTTTGAGGGACTGTGTCATGGCGTTCCCATGGTGATGGTGCCACTTTTAGGCGAGCAGCCCGACAACGCGGCGAGGTTGGCGAGCAGAAGAGCCGGAGTCGTGCTGGATATTTTTTCGATCACTACAGAAAGCCTTCTTCAGGGACTGAATGAGGTCATCAATGACACCAGGTGAGGGGTCAGAGGGTCAACAgcaatttaacttaaaacaattTTGAGAGTATtggggcatttaaaaatgtgatgactttttcacaaaatatttcgacatgctatagtatgactttttttcaaattttggacatttcaaaatatggtgtttttttgttatttctataaaagccaccctactacatgtataaacagactataataagaacATTCTGAGAGTGTTGGggcatttaaattttttatgactttttcatgaacattttcgacatgctatagtatgacttgtttcacatttttaggACATATtctaaaattgttgtttttataatattttttggaTGTATTATACTGTTACTATGATCAACAATcgattttaaataatttttagaAATTTTCGGACAAACAACAGAATGaccatattttgacatttttcgacatgctatagtatgacttttttcaaattttggacacggtaaaatatggtgttttttggttatttctggaaaagccacctactacatgtatcaacagactataataagaacattttgagAGTTTCGTggcatttaaaaattgtttaacTTATTCCTGAATAATTTCGAAATCTCATagcattttcaagcaaaaaatgTCCCATGTTTCATATGTTTTCTGAGAATTCTGAGATAATTATCTCATTAATggttcatttttgtttcctcAAGTGAATGCATTGTGTATATTTTCATACCATCTTCCCCACTTCCCTGTTGAACTCCTGCCATCCATCTGTTTCTATCAGGTATAAAGAGAACGTGCAGAAGCTGTCAGCTCTCCATAAAGACCGGCCAGTCGACCCACTGGACCTTTCAGTGTACTGGA is part of the Centropristis striata isolate RG_2023a ecotype Rhode Island chromosome 11, C.striata_1.0, whole genome shotgun sequence genome and encodes:
- the LOC131980456 gene encoding UDP-glucuronosyltransferase 1A1-like, whose translation is MWKAAVFVLLVLLHMEMQVNGAAGKTEDSVADNSRPEKKVKKEQAEATNTIPASDTPSFLGNLLVVPMDGSHWIGIKAIAQEMGRRGHRVTVVIPEISMRMGPGKHYETVTYPVPYDKAHIDAVMSKNKDMLKKSALSFTEKIRNRFTQIQRITGIIHDTAESLLFNGSLVSHLAQQNFDAVLTVPMVPTGSLLARKLGIPTIMWMTAMPCNLDVKSTGYPSPPSYVPRYFTRYTDKMNFKERTVNTLVALLEPLVCRLMYWHFDTMAYQFLGEEVGVAEVLSDSAIWLTRTDFTLDFPRPLMPNVIPVGGISCNVRHPLPEDLESWLSGEHGFVVFTLGSMVSDLPEETTSVFLEAFRQIPQKVIWRYTGQVSEDVPENVKLMKWVPQNDLLAHPGARAFITHAGSHGLFEGLCHGVPMVMVPLLGEQPDNAARLASRRAGVVLDIFSITTESLLQGLNEVINDTRYKENVQKLSALHKDRPVDPLDLSVYWTEFVMRHKGAKHLKAAVHDLNWVQYFCLDVIALLVTVVLLFIIVTVKCLKLCLRKLSRKRKQE